One window from the genome of Dolosigranulum savutiense encodes:
- a CDS encoding YitT family protein, giving the protein MLNLAKRYKFDIIDYLYIIVGAFITATAFQVFLLPNNIVSGGTSGVSIITLDLFGWDPYIVQYALNIPLLAVAYLFLGKEAGNKTVLGSMILPFFIGMISHWPPVTHDRFLATIIGGAVGGIGLGIIFRAKASTGGSSVPAQIIHKYTGLSLGTSSMIVDGGIMLLTFLTFEVDVIMYGVINLYVTAFAIDLVQVGFNTHKNVLIITKETEKVRSDLMNSLERGVTNIQIRSSVDDSNKEMLMCVIPEREFPYMKELITSYDPEAFVVVTSASEVMGHGFSITKQFEALGHSTFIQEHNPKDTVK; this is encoded by the coding sequence ATGCTGAACTTAGCAAAACGATACAAATTTGATATTATTGATTACTTATATATTATAGTGGGGGCCTTTATTACCGCAACGGCCTTCCAAGTGTTCTTGCTACCTAATAATATTGTATCCGGGGGAACGAGCGGGGTGTCCATTATTACACTGGATCTCTTTGGGTGGGATCCATATATTGTACAATATGCTCTAAATATTCCCTTACTAGCTGTAGCGTATCTCTTCTTAGGCAAGGAAGCAGGGAATAAGACGGTTTTAGGGAGTATGATTTTACCGTTTTTCATTGGAATGATCAGTCATTGGCCGCCCGTGACACATGATCGATTTTTAGCGACTATTATTGGCGGAGCGGTTGGTGGAATTGGTTTAGGGATTATTTTCCGAGCGAAAGCATCAACGGGAGGATCCAGTGTTCCGGCCCAAATAATACACAAATATACAGGCTTATCGCTAGGAACGAGTTCAATGATTGTTGATGGCGGAATTATGCTCTTGACCTTTCTAACATTTGAAGTTGACGTTATTATGTACGGTGTGATTAACCTCTATGTTACTGCCTTTGCGATTGATCTCGTTCAAGTTGGCTTCAATACACACAAGAATGTTCTTATTATTACAAAAGAAACCGAGAAAGTACGTTCGGATCTTATGAACTCCTTAGAACGTGGCGTCACTAATATTCAGATTCGAAGTAGTGTGGATGACAGTAATAAAGAAATGCTGATGTGTGTTATTCCCGAGCGCGAATTTCCATACATGAAAGAATTAATTACAAGTTATGACCCCGAAGCTTTTGTTGTTGTTACAAGTGCTTCTGAAGTCATGGGGCATGGGTTCTCTATTACCAAACAATTCGAAGCACTTGGACATTCAACCTTTATCCAAGAACATAACCCAAAAGATACAGTAAAATAA
- a CDS encoding diacylglycerol kinase family protein, with protein MLNSKLFFIINPYATRAHHAEAKIRHTLTRYSAIDFALGHLRDNCSVSTLITKWLPELRQGGIVVAVGGDGTISTIVNQLKKYKLDNPVGVLPAGSGNDFARSHQLPLGVQPGLSYLIHHSQPTALDCLRIKSASAVHYAVNSCGVGIDGRVIHELSAPDPTKSFGQLAYLKSGIESLFHQQAFDVAVTVDGQTFPIEQTLLLVIANHGAFGGGIPILPQADPTDGLIDILYTSRLHALDLLQVVPQLLLGKHLSHPKVHSLRGHTIQLTIKQPEFMQADGEPMGEAEWQVTCQLTKQMYLL; from the coding sequence ATGTTAAATTCTAAATTATTTTTCATTATTAATCCCTATGCAACACGCGCTCATCATGCTGAAGCAAAAATTCGCCATACACTGACCCGCTATTCGGCTATTGATTTCGCGTTAGGGCATCTGCGGGATAATTGTTCGGTGAGTACCCTTATAACAAAGTGGCTTCCTGAATTACGTCAGGGCGGTATCGTCGTAGCTGTCGGTGGCGACGGAACAATCAGCACAATTGTTAATCAATTAAAAAAATATAAATTAGATAATCCAGTAGGGGTCTTGCCCGCTGGATCGGGTAATGATTTTGCACGAAGTCATCAATTGCCGCTAGGTGTTCAACCGGGTCTCAGTTATCTCATTCATCATAGCCAGCCAACTGCTTTAGATTGTCTTCGCATAAAGTCTGCTTCAGCTGTTCATTATGCTGTCAATAGCTGTGGCGTTGGCATCGATGGACGAGTTATTCACGAATTATCAGCACCCGATCCTACTAAATCATTCGGTCAACTTGCTTACCTTAAAAGTGGTATTGAAAGTCTCTTTCATCAACAAGCTTTCGATGTAGCAGTTACTGTAGATGGGCAAACATTCCCTATCGAACAGACCTTACTGCTTGTTATCGCCAATCATGGAGCATTCGGCGGAGGCATCCCTATCTTACCCCAAGCTGATCCAACTGATGGTTTGATTGATATTTTATATACGTCTCGTCTACATGCCTTGGACCTTTTACAAGTTGTCCCACAACTCTTACTCGGAAAACATCTGAGCCATCCCAAGGTCCACAGCTTACGTGGTCACACAATCCAGTTGACCATCAAGCAACCTGAATTTATGCAAGCTGACGGAGAACCGATGGGCGAAGCGGAATGGCAAGTAACTTGCCAATTAACAAAACAGATGTATTTATTGTAG
- a CDS encoding endo-alpha-N-acetylgalactosaminidase family protein — protein MVGKNNYNVRESKGKEKITRYSLKKLSIGVTSVAVGAWLIASGSNIAHAETNSVENIIQEEDQEQLDEQEVISEINLDNSEEDVDSHENLIEDEEIIRSENSEEEKVLEELTEEINSEEEKIEEDRIEKKGVNEEDITEETKHNVADTVIEDSTQEIQPELPSNTTPINNSSSEVVQPTIHEEGINIQDLVKEIQAHIKQEFDINVSEEILVQSLAEINKEQDAATIERIFESAIAAALVNNDAGTNQTEDNTDKTTTLLPEEEYLEWESTSTPKGNIEVTTSGGVRFNELSSTQEHNNGNNPALFKKADSDMTISEGSTTFDLEFVEQSEEGHGRFGVYLHHGGPDQHLFVGYDKLGWFYEYKSDSSVQDAWYKGKRVAAPKKGSRHQLSVSLKSDGQLNATVDGQNIFDTVNLDQQLMESLRKNSQIALKLGSFNNEVTRVQIPTLNQENVSTDENETAPGESIEDSQAIYDTISSEELDVQIDTLFPRVKSYTYNGDTLPGQENFINTVKINGHDIEISKEDVSFEKTDNSATYTLKLRDEDNFINADMKVTLTVTGNQLHFKITDITNHNNVMPGQKIDDARKLITTIEFPGNHLISMSSEHEGAKFSGARISNHVAKSGDTHVDINDQLVDVPEAMGYGFVHNKQTVAGLWSNSQYGTLQQYNRLAISKDRYGDHNYIGMGSSPFTYQRAYRDEDGYIVYSERTLELPEAKVVFANDKNNDGVVDWQDGAIAYRDIMNNPKGHEDVKNLLAYRIVMNFGSQAQNPFLMSLDNLKKVALHTDNLGQALLLKGYGSEGHDSGHLDYADIGKRIGGAEDMRYLLEKAGEWGARIGIHVNASETYPESKYFIPERLRKDSNGNYNYGWNWIDQGINIDAEYDLAPGNTEKQVERFKRFQELFELIDKQVEGKGLDFIYVDVWGNGQSGDNGPWMTHVLSRELSDLNWRTAFEWGYAGEYDSTFSHWATDLTYGGRGSKGINSAIMRFIRNHQRDTWVGHYPSYGGAAINPLLGGYNMKDFEGWQGRSDYNAYMTNLFETNIPTRFIQHFKVMKWIEGDQQLFNHSDGNYHWTPEVEVQLKNGEGQQLIVKRKSGDKDDPGYHKRIMTLDDRVVYDEDAYLIPWNNDADGNPLADNDQKQYHFNKAGGQTTWTVPEGWTGNVYMYRLTDLGRQDEQILSVEDGQITIDAEANTPYVLYKEAKGEQDPTDINWSEGMHIYDSGFNSNSLDHYDIEGDASKADVYRTQGDNPVLRIKDNDEKVALTQQIKGLKPNTKYAIYVGVDNRSDAKASITVRSGEKEVTNYTERSIAQNYVKAYAHNTLNRNATIDNKSYFQHLYAFFETGDKVDDITVTLSKDAGEGAAYFDDIRIVENSSNMFGGQHESQTDVLEQDFEDVAQGIFPFVLGNIEGVEDNRTHLAEKNEPYTQDWNNKVIPDVIEGKWSLKTNGLTQRDKLVYQTIPQNFRFEEGKAYRVTFDYEAGSDGTYAFVEGDGEYRNKSELNMTPLPNSWNKSGDDSKANKASFIIEGSPSNQKWIGIWSTTTKPNTHGVSGNEANFRSYKDFMLDNLRIEEIDVTGKLLIENFFSTANLIKDTSDYVDETAQNYKKSLYDLITADEDSISIEEAREKISAVQSSLQALQLKKISTDFEDIENVQAVYQKGEDLSNAFDGDLSTIYHSPWGKNSIGEPIRFDFREPTHITSFNYVPRQNGSNGRFKAGKLTITDVDGKEHVYEFNGWTDDHTAHEIEFERVISAVNVELTVTESYGAGGQQNTFMSAAELQFILEQEEEATEEYDIDNFFTTVAEASDHPIAAQLLANKEKLKEYNVITREIGERLLEQLQFSEDDVEPHLPEEPGKEEEQPKEVIKDYFKLIADFDGEQVVYDRKDSDVWPSAEQARKVYDQYLPEVIERDGKEYKRLEVTFTQSDKEAVLTYVYQTDDYEPTPEPQPEIYAGDYEFELVLDGETSTETLTFVSRDKALDFVATLNRLYKAAGYQLIHQDNGLPGEYKISLSFEKVAQPEVTPEPAPTPEPDAPETEENGQTPGKNEDTPQPEQPTEPEETPEDQPETVEATFAFTNKDGLVHRGSLGEFASLEQAERRIRQYANELGYILQNFRLDNGTFLAEVDADFSQPLPKTEQPEEQPVRDVEARFEFNFADGFAHHGSLGHFVSLEQAERRIRHFANEQGYTLQNFRIEDGKFMANIKEVNKEW, from the coding sequence ATGGTTGGAAAAAATAATTACAACGTTAGAGAAAGTAAAGGCAAAGAAAAAATTACCCGCTATTCGTTGAAAAAATTGAGTATCGGTGTTACATCTGTTGCAGTGGGAGCTTGGCTAATTGCTTCTGGTTCAAACATTGCACATGCAGAAACTAATTCTGTAGAAAATATTATCCAAGAAGAGGATCAAGAACAGTTAGATGAGCAGGAGGTTATTTCGGAAATAAATCTAGATAATTCAGAAGAGGATGTAGATTCACATGAGAATTTGATAGAAGATGAAGAAATAATCAGGTCAGAAAATTCTGAAGAAGAAAAAGTACTAGAGGAATTAACTGAGGAAATAAATTCTGAAGAAGAAAAAATTGAAGAAGATAGAATCGAGAAAAAGGGAGTAAACGAAGAAGATATAACTGAAGAAACAAAACATAATGTAGCAGATACTGTAATTGAAGATTCTACCCAAGAAATTCAACCAGAACTTCCTAGCAATACAACACCAATTAATAACTCCTCATCAGAAGTTGTACAACCAACTATTCATGAGGAGGGCATCAATATTCAGGATTTAGTGAAAGAAATTCAGGCGCATATAAAACAAGAATTTGATATAAATGTATCAGAAGAAATATTAGTACAATCCCTAGCTGAGATTAATAAAGAACAAGATGCCGCAACGATCGAGCGAATATTTGAATCAGCAATAGCAGCTGCTTTAGTAAATAATGATGCTGGTACAAACCAGACGGAAGATAATACGGACAAAACAACTACGCTTTTGCCAGAAGAAGAATACCTTGAGTGGGAATCAACCTCAACTCCAAAAGGGAATATTGAAGTGACAACTTCTGGAGGAGTTAGATTTAATGAATTATCCTCAACACAAGAGCATAACAATGGGAATAATCCTGCCTTATTTAAAAAAGCTGACTCAGATATGACTATTAGTGAAGGCAGCACCACTTTTGATCTTGAATTTGTAGAACAGTCTGAGGAAGGTCATGGACGTTTTGGTGTTTATTTACATCATGGTGGTCCAGATCAACACTTATTCGTTGGTTACGATAAATTAGGTTGGTTCTATGAATATAAATCAGATTCTTCAGTACAAGATGCATGGTATAAAGGGAAGCGAGTGGCTGCACCTAAGAAAGGATCCAGACATCAGTTAAGTGTCAGCTTGAAGTCAGATGGCCAACTGAATGCTACTGTTGATGGTCAAAATATATTTGATACTGTAAACTTGGATCAGCAACTAATGGAATCACTTAGAAAAAATAGTCAAATCGCATTGAAACTAGGCAGTTTCAATAATGAAGTCACACGTGTACAAATTCCAACATTAAACCAAGAAAATGTTTCTACAGATGAAAATGAAACGGCACCAGGCGAGTCTATTGAAGATAGTCAAGCTATTTATGATACGATTAGCTCAGAAGAATTAGATGTTCAGATTGATACACTTTTCCCACGAGTTAAATCTTATACTTATAACGGAGATACACTTCCGGGACAAGAGAACTTTATCAATACAGTAAAAATTAACGGACATGATATTGAAATTAGCAAGGAAGATGTGTCGTTCGAAAAAACAGATAACTCAGCTACGTATACATTAAAATTACGTGATGAAGACAACTTTATTAATGCAGATATGAAAGTAACATTAACAGTTACTGGTAACCAACTTCACTTCAAAATAACCGATATAACCAACCATAATAATGTTATGCCGGGACAAAAAATTGATGATGCAAGAAAATTAATTACAACTATTGAATTTCCAGGAAATCATTTAATCTCAATGTCTAGTGAACATGAAGGAGCTAAGTTTAGTGGTGCGCGAATTTCAAATCATGTCGCTAAATCTGGAGATACACATGTAGATATTAACGATCAACTAGTAGACGTTCCTGAAGCAATGGGATACGGTTTCGTTCATAATAAACAAACTGTAGCAGGATTATGGAGTAACTCTCAATATGGAACACTTCAACAATACAATCGTTTAGCTATATCTAAAGATCGCTATGGAGATCATAATTATATCGGAATGGGTTCATCTCCATTCACATATCAACGTGCGTATAGAGATGAAGATGGTTACATTGTTTATAGTGAACGAACTTTAGAACTTCCCGAAGCCAAGGTTGTGTTTGCTAATGATAAGAATAATGATGGAGTAGTTGACTGGCAAGATGGCGCTATTGCTTACCGTGATATTATGAATAATCCAAAAGGGCATGAAGATGTTAAGAACTTGCTTGCCTATCGAATCGTTATGAACTTTGGATCACAAGCACAGAACCCATTCTTAATGTCGCTTGATAACCTGAAAAAAGTTGCTTTGCATACGGATAATTTGGGACAAGCATTGCTACTTAAAGGATATGGGAGTGAAGGACATGACTCTGGCCATTTAGATTATGCTGATATTGGTAAGCGAATTGGTGGCGCAGAAGATATGCGTTACCTTCTAGAAAAAGCTGGTGAATGGGGAGCAAGAATTGGTATTCATGTGAATGCTTCCGAAACATATCCTGAATCAAAATATTTCATACCTGAACGATTACGTAAAGATAGTAATGGGAATTATAATTATGGTTGGAACTGGATTGATCAAGGAATTAATATAGATGCAGAATATGATCTAGCACCTGGTAATACTGAAAAACAAGTCGAACGATTTAAGCGATTCCAGGAATTGTTTGAATTAATTGATAAACAAGTTGAAGGAAAAGGTCTTGACTTTATCTATGTAGATGTATGGGGAAATGGTCAGTCAGGAGATAATGGTCCTTGGATGACACACGTATTATCACGAGAACTATCCGATTTAAATTGGAGAACAGCCTTTGAATGGGGATATGCTGGTGAATATGACAGTACCTTCTCCCACTGGGCAACTGATTTAACTTATGGTGGTCGAGGTAGTAAAGGAATTAATAGTGCCATCATGCGTTTCATTCGAAATCATCAGCGAGACACATGGGTTGGACACTATCCAAGCTATGGTGGGGCAGCAATCAATCCACTACTTGGTGGTTACAACATGAAAGATTTCGAAGGATGGCAAGGTCGGTCTGATTATAATGCGTACATGACAAATCTATTTGAAACAAATATTCCGACACGATTTATCCAACACTTCAAAGTCATGAAATGGATCGAAGGAGATCAACAACTATTCAACCATAGTGATGGAAATTATCATTGGACACCGGAAGTTGAAGTTCAGCTCAAGAATGGTGAAGGACAACAACTCATAGTTAAACGAAAATCAGGCGATAAAGATGATCCTGGTTACCATAAACGAATTATGACATTGGATGATCGTGTAGTTTATGATGAAGATGCATATCTTATTCCGTGGAATAACGATGCAGACGGGAATCCATTGGCAGATAATGATCAAAAGCAATATCACTTTAATAAAGCTGGAGGTCAAACGACTTGGACAGTACCAGAAGGATGGACAGGTAATGTATACATGTATCGTCTAACTGATTTAGGTCGACAAGATGAACAGATCCTTTCAGTAGAAGATGGCCAAATCACTATAGATGCTGAAGCTAACACACCATATGTCTTATATAAAGAAGCTAAGGGAGAACAAGATCCAACAGATATCAATTGGTCAGAAGGAATGCATATTTATGATTCAGGATTTAATAGTAACTCGTTAGATCACTATGATATTGAAGGTGATGCGTCTAAAGCAGATGTTTACCGAACACAGGGAGATAATCCAGTACTACGTATCAAAGATAACGATGAAAAAGTAGCGTTAACGCAACAAATTAAAGGCTTAAAACCAAATACAAAATATGCAATTTATGTAGGAGTAGATAATCGTTCTGATGCTAAAGCCTCTATTACTGTTCGTAGTGGAGAGAAAGAAGTAACAAACTATACTGAACGATCAATTGCTCAAAACTATGTAAAAGCATACGCACATAATACTTTAAATAGAAATGCTACTATCGATAATAAGAGTTACTTCCAACACCTCTATGCGTTCTTTGAAACAGGTGATAAGGTAGACGATATTACCGTTACATTATCGAAAGATGCTGGAGAAGGTGCGGCATATTTTGATGATATAAGAATTGTTGAGAATAGTTCTAACATGTTTGGGGGACAACATGAATCACAAACAGACGTCCTTGAACAAGACTTTGAAGATGTCGCTCAAGGAATTTTCCCATTTGTCCTTGGAAATATTGAAGGCGTAGAAGACAATCGAACTCACTTAGCTGAAAAAAATGAACCGTATACTCAAGATTGGAACAATAAAGTGATTCCAGATGTTATCGAAGGAAAATGGTCATTGAAGACAAATGGATTAACACAGAGAGATAAATTAGTTTACCAGACAATTCCTCAGAACTTTAGATTTGAAGAAGGGAAAGCTTATCGTGTGACATTTGATTATGAAGCTGGATCAGATGGAACGTATGCCTTTGTAGAAGGGGATGGAGAGTATCGTAATAAATCGGAGTTGAATATGACTCCATTACCTAACTCATGGAATAAATCGGGAGATGACTCGAAGGCTAATAAAGCAAGTTTCATAATTGAGGGAAGTCCGTCGAACCAGAAATGGATTGGTATCTGGTCAACAACAACTAAACCGAATACACATGGTGTAAGTGGTAATGAAGCTAACTTCAGATCATATAAAGATTTTATGTTAGACAATTTACGCATTGAAGAGATTGATGTGACAGGAAAATTACTCATTGAAAACTTCTTCAGTACAGCTAATTTAATTAAAGATACATCAGATTACGTAGATGAAACAGCGCAAAATTATAAAAAATCACTTTATGACTTAATTACAGCAGATGAAGATAGTATTTCAATCGAGGAAGCTCGAGAAAAAATTTCAGCTGTTCAATCTAGTCTTCAAGCACTGCAGTTGAAAAAAATAAGTACCGATTTTGAGGATATTGAAAATGTACAAGCTGTTTACCAGAAAGGAGAAGATCTAAGTAATGCATTTGATGGAGACTTGAGTACAATTTATCATTCTCCATGGGGTAAGAATAGTATCGGTGAACCAATTCGTTTTGATTTTAGAGAGCCAACTCATATTACTTCATTTAACTATGTTCCTCGTCAGAATGGATCGAATGGTCGATTCAAAGCGGGTAAATTAACTATTACAGATGTTGATGGGAAAGAACATGTTTATGAGTTTAATGGCTGGACTGATGATCACACTGCTCATGAAATTGAGTTTGAACGGGTAATTTCAGCGGTGAATGTAGAGTTAACAGTTACTGAATCGTATGGTGCTGGTGGACAACAGAATACGTTTATGTCAGCTGCGGAGCTTCAGTTTATCCTAGAACAGGAAGAGGAAGCTACTGAAGAATATGATATAGATAATTTCTTCACAACTGTTGCAGAAGCATCTGATCATCCAATTGCAGCACAATTATTAGCTAATAAAGAAAAATTGAAAGAATATAATGTTATCACGCGTGAAATTGGAGAAAGACTGTTAGAACAATTACAATTTTCAGAAGATGATGTAGAACCGCATTTACCAGAAGAACCAGGTAAAGAGGAAGAACAACCTAAGGAAGTTATTAAAGACTACTTCAAACTTATCGCTGACTTCGATGGAGAACAAGTTGTCTATGACCGCAAAGATTCAGATGTCTGGCCATCAGCGGAACAAGCTCGCAAGGTGTATGATCAATACTTACCAGAAGTTATTGAACGTGACGGGAAGGAATATAAACGTCTAGAGGTTACATTTACACAGTCAGATAAGGAAGCTGTCTTGACCTATGTTTACCAAACAGACGATTATGAACCAACTCCTGAACCACAACCAGAGATCTACGCTGGCGATTATGAATTTGAATTGGTCTTAGATGGTGAAACATCAACTGAAACATTAACATTTGTTTCACGGGATAAAGCTCTTGATTTCGTTGCTACGTTAAACCGCTTGTACAAAGCAGCGGGATACCAGTTGATTCATCAAGACAACGGCTTACCAGGTGAATACAAAATCAGCTTGAGCTTTGAAAAAGTTGCACAGCCAGAGGTGACACCTGAACCAGCTCCAACTCCAGAACCAGACGCACCTGAAACTGAAGAAAATGGTCAGACACCGGGCAAGAACGAAGACACGCCTCAGCCGGAACAACCAACTGAACCAGAGGAAACACCGGAAGACCAACCTGAAACAGTGGAAGCTACTTTTGCCTTCACCAATAAAGATGGCTTGGTTCACCGTGGTTCATTAGGTGAGTTTGCTAGCTTAGAACAAGCGGAGCGTCGCATTCGTCAATATGCCAATGAACTGGGCTATATATTACAAAACTTCCGTCTCGATAATGGAACGTTCCTAGCAGAAGTTGACGCCGACTTTAGTCAACCATTGCCAAAGACAGAGCAACCGGAAGAGCAGCCCGTACGTGATGTTGAAGCTAGATTTGAATTTAACTTTGCGGATGGATTTGCACACCATGGATCGCTCGGACATTTTGTTAGTCTAGAACAAGCGGAACGTCGCATCCGTCACTTTGCCAATGAGCAAGGTTACACCTTGCAAAATTTCCGGATTGAAGATGGAAAATTTATGGCTAATATAAAAGAAGTCAATAAAGAATGGTAA
- a CDS encoding ATP-dependent RecD-like DNA helicase, whose amino-acid sequence MELYVKGDVKAIFFSNPSNFYKVMLVGIEETNLDYDDDEIVVVGNVGRIQEGQSYEFYGTLVDHPKYGIQLKVDRYKVQQPSSKEAIIQYLSSSRFKGIGQVTAERIVDTLGLDCLDRILADKELLKQVPRLNQAKRDTIAEVITAERGLQQVILKLNEYGIANQLAYKIYAMYRDETLEQLQTNPYQLAVDIEGIGFNKADHIASELEISEEAPSRIQAAIYFVLYNQCLSGGHTYLEAEQLLTETLDTLESSRPYIIEPHLVEENLAALVESQAIIADEARFYVPSLFAAEWGIVQSIEHLLSRQPVQNNFSEQVISQHIEKVQASLGIQYGESQRQAIHTALNESVFILTGGPGTGKTTVLDGIVTIFSQLHDLSLDPNDYTDDHFPILMAAPTGRAAKQMAEATGLPASTIHRLLGLGVDREERESSYEAAELKGQLLIIDEMSMVDTWLANQLFKSIPAGMQVILVGDKDQLPSVGPGQVLRDLIDSGQVPQVELIDIYRQGDESSIIPLAHSIKQGRLPVDFTDPKNDRSFLACGPHNARQLVEKVVKRALAKGYSVEDIQVLAPMYRGDAGIDKLNQSLQAIFNPKIPEQKEVSFIDKVYRVGDKVLHLVNEAELGIFNGDIGYIVGIIPKQESELNTDELVIDFDGNEVSYPRSEWTKITLAYCCSIHKAQGSEYKMVILPLVGAFHRMLRKDLLYTAVTRASQFLILCGQRKAYEQCVATDNLQRQTTLKPFLLTDTEQVATIQSTTKQSEDQSLTEHPPEDTTEQWRLTPQLIQSGRIDPMIGMEGLTPSNV is encoded by the coding sequence GTGGAGTTATATGTTAAAGGAGACGTAAAAGCGATCTTTTTTTCGAATCCCTCGAATTTTTATAAAGTGATGTTAGTAGGGATTGAGGAGACGAATCTTGATTACGATGATGATGAGATCGTTGTTGTCGGGAATGTCGGCCGAATTCAAGAGGGACAATCATATGAATTTTATGGCACGCTTGTCGATCATCCTAAATACGGGATTCAGTTGAAAGTTGATCGTTATAAGGTACAACAACCTTCTTCGAAAGAAGCTATTATCCAGTATTTATCAAGCTCACGGTTTAAAGGAATCGGCCAAGTGACAGCTGAACGGATTGTAGACACGTTAGGATTAGATTGTTTAGATCGTATTTTAGCTGACAAAGAGTTGTTAAAACAAGTTCCTCGGCTCAATCAGGCTAAGCGTGATACGATTGCTGAAGTGATTACTGCTGAACGGGGCTTGCAACAAGTCATCTTGAAGTTGAATGAGTATGGAATTGCTAATCAATTGGCCTATAAGATTTATGCGATGTATCGTGATGAGACCTTGGAGCAGCTTCAGACAAATCCATATCAGTTAGCAGTTGATATTGAGGGAATTGGGTTCAATAAGGCAGATCATATTGCCAGTGAATTAGAGATTTCAGAAGAAGCGCCCAGTCGGATTCAAGCGGCGATTTATTTTGTCTTATATAATCAATGCTTAAGTGGTGGTCATACGTATTTAGAGGCTGAGCAGTTATTGACAGAGACATTAGATACACTGGAGAGCAGTCGTCCGTATATTATTGAGCCACATTTAGTTGAAGAGAACTTAGCAGCTCTCGTGGAATCACAAGCGATTATTGCTGATGAAGCGCGCTTCTACGTTCCTTCTTTATTTGCAGCAGAATGGGGAATTGTTCAGTCTATTGAACACTTATTGTCGCGTCAACCTGTCCAGAATAATTTCAGTGAGCAGGTCATTAGTCAACATATCGAGAAGGTTCAAGCCTCGCTAGGTATTCAATATGGTGAGTCCCAACGACAAGCGATTCATACAGCATTGAATGAGTCAGTCTTTATTCTAACAGGAGGTCCAGGAACAGGGAAAACAACTGTTCTAGACGGAATTGTGACGATTTTTTCTCAGTTGCATGATCTTTCTCTAGATCCTAATGATTACACAGATGATCATTTTCCTATTCTGATGGCAGCTCCTACTGGTCGAGCGGCGAAACAGATGGCTGAAGCTACGGGACTGCCGGCCTCTACTATTCATCGGTTGTTAGGGTTAGGGGTTGATCGTGAAGAGAGAGAGTCCTCTTATGAAGCAGCTGAACTGAAGGGGCAATTGCTTATTATTGATGAAATGTCGATGGTGGATACATGGTTAGCTAATCAGTTATTTAAGTCTATTCCAGCTGGCATGCAAGTGATTTTAGTAGGGGATAAGGATCAATTGCCATCTGTCGGTCCGGGACAAGTCTTGCGTGATTTAATTGATAGTGGCCAAGTTCCACAAGTAGAGCTAATCGATATTTATCGTCAAGGCGACGAATCTTCCATTATTCCACTAGCTCACAGCATTAAGCAAGGAAGATTGCCTGTTGACTTCACTGATCCCAAAAATGATCGAAGTTTTTTAGCATGTGGACCTCATAATGCACGTCAATTGGTCGAAAAAGTGGTTAAACGCGCCCTTGCAAAAGGTTATAGCGTTGAAGATATACAAGTGCTGGCACCTATGTATCGAGGAGATGCGGGGATTGATAAGTTGAATCAGTCCTTGCAAGCGATCTTTAATCCAAAAATACCAGAGCAAAAAGAGGTCTCCTTTATCGATAAAGTCTACCGGGTCGGAGATAAAGTACTGCATTTAGTGAATGAAGCAGAGTTGGGTATTTTTAATGGAGATATTGGCTATATTGTAGGGATTATTCCTAAGCAGGAATCGGAATTAAATACAGATGAACTAGTGATTGACTTTGACGGGAATGAAGTGAGCTATCCAAGAAGTGAATGGACTAAAATTACATTGGCTTACTGCTGTTCGATTCATAAGGCACAAGGTAGTGAATATAAGATGGTCATCTTGCCTCTGGTAGGAGCTTTTCATCGGATGTTACGCAAGGACTTGCTCTATACAGCAGTTACTCGAGCGAGTCAGTTTTTAATTCTGTGTGGGCAACGCAAGGCATATGAACAATGTGTTGCAACTGATAATTTGCAGCGTCAAACTACGCTAAAACCGTTCTTGTTAACGGATACAGAACAGGTAGCGACTATTCAATCTACCACCAAGCAATCAGAGGACCAGTCTCTTACAGAGCATCCTCCTGAAGACACAACCGAACAATGGCGTCTCACCCCACAACTTATTCAATCTGGTCGTATAGATCCAATGATTGGTATGGAAGGGTTGACGCCGAGTAATGTTTAG